In Cryptomeria japonica chromosome 10, Sugi_1.0, whole genome shotgun sequence, a genomic segment contains:
- the LOC131078179 gene encoding uncharacterized protein LOC131078179: MELINAWVNNPNVDPGSLIDWPGIGASPINEYVTEGLLDMAFPTLFPNGHVCQKELQEMPITINELREHMENIPHSHLADRLMRFGTTLRGTRSYWAKCRAELFDLLHQIGTPTIFFTLSAADMYWPDLHALMPGTQPTNPQEAQKWRRQNIIDYPHIVAYYMHLRYTMFRKEILQKGMKAKDYWSRYEWQHRGSPHVHGFIWLEGAPNIDNLDWKNHDEVKHAKKYFDSIIHAWNPRGDPHQRNIQVLQNFTQHPCLRNTQQLNQIDLARNYEELLNCVERHTMCKEGACLRKKRGRMVCRYNAPWPLHLDGSKLFEDPATGDKVYEPARNDDRVNTHNRNILQLWRANVDWQPVLSRHAVMNYIAKYAAKAEKSSESYHQMLMRLANIENPDEAASRAYRRLLTETLIERDIGAQETCHMLLELPLVESSRVFVTLNVSREVFKPIITNEENDDEHHLKHFIEGYMDRPYAMESVTLIDAARSWTYNSKRKRDNKWEARTIAAIVRVFPRFTTVPTRQSEKWVDFCWSELLLYKPFRNIQRDIGLDDNIVISNWESLNYNPWHLERRIITNETEDHNDSEDDDDLPNNQNTIEHEWEIISRLHRGQIMDVTEIDMLGRRDIDKQNPWSAEYQGDDYTNIAINFINTMKENGLLIPDDMMSSISYGTLGAKQKKALDIIMSHYNQVDNAMPLYMIIQGTAGTGKSYLIHAIRQTLNDASGSQCSPLLLLAPTGVAAFNIGASTIHSTLRIPIADFAELEGTRLTSLQEEIQHIKYILIDEMSFIGQNLLQNIDSRLRQAFPEKSNMSFGGRSIILVGDLGQLPPVSDKPPYDSNVRAKLLWQEFKTVVTLDKVFRQDGETEDQQRFRQLLTNIRDAHPTIDDWKLLMTRTDASLHPTIKEEFDNNIHLFTTNDNVHNHNRKKLYALRRPIARSIASKEGSTNPAGGQNDELDVELLISKDARVMLTYNLWIEAGLVNGALGYIRNIIYKPGCAPPDPPTYVMVEFDNYSGLPFEDASPNLIPISPIQRGRTRQLPLRLAWALTIHKS, encoded by the exons ATGGAACTAATTAATGCATGGGTAAATAATCCTAATGTGGATCCTGGATCACTAATTGATTGGCCAGGAATTGGAGCATCTCCAATAAATGAGTATGTCACTGAAGGATTACTTGATATGGCTTTTCCAACACTATTCCCAAATGGACA TGTTTGTCAAAAAGAGCTTCAAGAGATGCCAATCACAATCAATGAGTTACGAGAACATATGGAAAATATACCACACTCACATCTAGCTGATCGTTTGATGCGTTTTGGCACAACACTAAGGGGTACAAGGTCTTATTGGGCAAAATGTCGAGCTGAATTATTTGACCTCTTGCATCAAATTGGTACACCAACAATTTTCTTTACTTTGAGTGCAGCAGATATGTACTGGCCAGATTTGCATGCATTAATGCCAGGGACACAACCAACTAATCCACAAGAAGCACAAAAATGGAGGCGTCAAAATATTATTGACTACCCACATATTGTGGCATATTACATGCACCTACGCTATACAATGTTTAGAAAGGAAATACTGCAAAAGGGAATGAAGGCAAAAGATTATTGGTcaagatatgaatggcaacatagaGGATCACCACATGTGCATGGATTCATATGGTTAGAGGGAGCACCTAACATAGACAatcttgattggaaaaatcatgatGAAGTAAAACATGCTAAAAAATACTTTGATTCTATTATCCACGCATGGAATCCACGAGGGGATCCACATCAACGAAACATACAG GTCTTACAAAATTTTACACAACATCCATGCCTTCGAAATACACAACAACTAAACCAGATTGACTTAGCACGTAACTATGAAGAGTTGCTCAATTGTGTTGAACGCCATACAATGTGTAAAGAGGGTGCTTGCCTTCGTAAAAAACGAGGAAGAATGGTTTGTAG gtacaatgcacCATGGCCATTACACCTAGATGGATCAAAATTATTTGAAGACCCAGCCACAGGAGATAAAGTGTATGAACCTGCAAGAAATGATGATAGAGTAAACACGCATAATCGTAACATACTTCAGTTGTGGAGAGCAAATGTAGATTGGCAACCAGTTCTTTCAAGACATGCTGTAATGAATTATATTGCAAAGTATGCGGCAAAAGCAGAAAAGAGTTCAGAAAGTTATCATCAAATGTTAATGCGACTTGCAAATATAGAAAATCCTGATGAAGCAGCATCAAGGGCATATAGGAGACTTCTAACAGAAACACTCATTGAGAGGGACATTGGAGCACAAGAAACATGTCATATGTTACTAGAGTTACCATTGGTAGAAAGTAGTAGAGTTTTTGTTACTTTAAATGTTTCAAGAGAGGTGTTCAAGCCAATAAtaacaaatgaagaaaatgatgatgaaCATCACCTAAAACATTTCATTGAAGGATACATGGATAGACCATATGCAATGGAAAGTGTCACACTTATAGATGCAGCTAGATCATGGACTTATAATTCCAAGAGAAAAAGAGATAACAAATGGGAAGCAAGGACTATAGCAGCTATTGTGAGGGTGTTTCCAAGATTTACCACCGTACCTACACGTCAATCAGAAAAATGGGTTGATTTTTGTTGGTCAGAGTTATTGTTGTACAAGCCATTTCGTAATATCCAAAGAGATATTGGACTTGATGATAACATAGTTATATCAAATTGGGAGTCACTCAACTATAATCCATGGCATTTGGAACGAAGGATTATAACAAATGAAACTGAAGATCATAATGAttctgaagatgatgatgatttaccaaataatcaaaatacaatcgAACATGAGTGGGAGATCATATCAAGACTACATCGTGGACAAATTATGGATGTAACagaaatagatatgttgggaagaAGAGATATTGATAAACAAAATCCATGGAGTGCAGAATATCAAGGAGATGATTACACAAATATAGCAATAAATTTTATCAACACTATGAAAGAGAATGGCTTATTAATACCTGATGATATGATGTCAAGTATATCATATGGAACTTTAGGTGCTAAGCAAAAAAAAGCACTTGATATTATTATGTCACATTATAATCAAGTTGACAATGCCATGCCACTATACATGATAATTCAAGGAACAGCTGGAACAGGTAAATCATATCTGATTCATGCAATTCGTCAAACTCTTAATGATGCATCAGGATCACAATGTTCTCCCTTATTATTACTAGCACCAACTGGAGTTGCAGCATTTAACATTGGTGCATCAACAATTCATTCAACTCTACGAATACCTATTGCAGATTTTGCTGAATTAGAAGGCACAAGACTCACAAGTCTCCAAGAAGAAATTcaacatattaaatatatattgatTGACGAAATGAGTTTTATTGGACAAAATTTGTTACAAAATATTGATTCAAGACTGCGTCAAGCttttcctgaaaaatcaaacatgAGTTTTGGTGGAAGATCAATCATTTTGGTAGGAGATTTGGGACAACTACCTCCTGTTAGTGACAAACCACCTTATGATAGTAATGTGCGTGCAAAATTATTATGGCAAGAGTTTAAGACAGTTGTTACTTTGGATAAGGTGTTTAGACAAGATGGAGAAACTGAAGACCAACAAAGGTTTCGCCAATTACTCACAAATATTAGAGATGCACATCCAACTATAGATGATTGGAAATTATTGATGACAAGAACAGATGCTTCATTACATCCAACAATTAAGGAGGAGTTTGATAATAATATTCATCTATTTACAACAAATGACAATGTGCATAACCATAATAGAAAAAAGTTATATGCATTAAGAAGACCAATAGCCCGAAGCATTGCAAGTAAAGAAGGTAGTACTAATCCAGCAGGAGGTCAAAATGATGAGTTAGATGTTGAATTATTAATTTCTAAGGATGCAAGGGTCATGTTAACATATAATTTATGGATAGAAGCGGGTCTTGTGAATGGAGCTTTAGGATACATCCGAAATATCATATACAAACCTGGATGTGCCCCACCAGATCCACCAACATATGTTAtggttgaatttgacaattattcTGGACTTCCTTTTGAAGATGCATCTCCTAATTTGATTCCTATTTCACCAATACAAAGGGGCCGTACACGTCAATTGCCACTACGATTGGCTTGGGCACTAACAATCCATAAATCATAA
- the LOC131042804 gene encoding uncharacterized protein LOC131042804 isoform X2, which translates to MMASRREAENTRFIHGLGVKRMRICWNSIISEEKEGDILQRFSSTSEQPYTNWLTLGIGPWRQDGSGSSKGKATAAEKKSDSGSTGLYTNWLTLKTGSCTEDGSSKCIHAMEKVESSTLRISSCREDGSNKKLEGREESIFKGYVPEDILNIIFCQLPLHTLFQVQIVSTSWQSLISSSAYFHNLWEQNNMQMWLIMDLYDETSGSSNGVALYDVNRTLRYKKVFNDDEWRCSNSEWFLRAGDGGLLIYSCKRKGTLRVINPLTMQSHCLEDARLTRKSKISCYMKKYHDDVAVKLKFDPKEKSYEVSRLIGPPIFEVSKLKVYTLTHSDITSKITLAISQTINNDQMFLTCCRYDMLMDGDNDMIDHMD; encoded by the exons ATGATGGCTTCCAGGAGAGAAGCTGAGAATACAAGGTTCATCCATGGTCTTGGTGTTAAGAGGATGAGAATCTGCTGGAACAGCATTATCAGTGAAGAGAAAGAAGGGGATATTTTGCAAAGATTTTCAAGTACAAGTGAACAGCCTTATACAAACTGGCTCACACTTGGTATTGGGCCATGGAGACAAGATGGCTCAGGCTCAAGCAAGGGTAAAGCAACGGCTGCAGAGAAGAAAAGTGATTCTGGATCAACTGGACTTTATACCAATTGGCTTACCCTTAAAACTGGCTCATGCACAGAGGATGGATCAAGCAAGTGTATACATGCCATGGAGAAAGTTGAGAGTTCAACACTTAGAATCAGCTCATGTAGAGAGGATGGCTCAAACAAAAAGTTAGAAGGCAGGGAAGAATCAATTTTCAAAGGTTATGTTCCAGAGGACATCTTGAACATAATATTTTGCCAGCTCCCTCTTCATACTCTGTTCCAAGTTCAAATTGTTAGTACTTCATGGCAAAGTCTTATTTCTAGCTCTGCTTACTTTCACAATCTGTGGGAGCAGAACAATATGCAAATGTGGCTAATCATGgatctttatgatgaaacaagtgggTCTTCTAATGGGGTTGCTCTCTATGATGTCAATAGAACGCTAAGGTACAAGAaggtttttaatgatgatgagTGGAGATGCAGTAACTCAGAATGGTTTCTCAGAGCTGGAGACGGGGGCCTGTTGATTTACAGCTGCAAGAGAAAAGGAACCCTTAGAGTGATCAATCCATTGACTATGCAGTCTCATTGTCTTGAAGATGCAAGACTGACCAGAAAAAGCAAGATTTCATGTTACATGAAAAAATATCATGATGATGTGGCTGTGAAGCTCAAGTTTGATCCAAAAGAAAAGAGTTATGAG GTGTCCAGATTAATTGGGCCTCCAATATTTGAAGTTTCGAAGCTCAAGGTATACACACTAACACACAGTGATATCACATCCAAGATAACACTCGCCATTTCCCAAACCATCAATAATGATCAG
- the LOC131042804 gene encoding uncharacterized protein LOC131042804 isoform X3 yields MMASRREAENTRFIHGLGVKRMRICWNSIISEEKEGDILQRFSSTSEQPYTNWLTLGIGPWRQDGSGSSKGKATAAEKKSDSGSTGLYTNWLTLKTGSCTEDGSSKCIHAMEKVESSTLRISSCREDGSNKKLEGREESIFKGYVPEDILNIIFCQLPLHTLFQVQIVSTSWQSLISSSAYFHNLWEQNNMQMWLIMDLYDETSGSSNGVALYDVNRTLRYKKVFNDDEWRCSNSEWFLRAGDGGLLIYSCKRKGTLRVINPLTMQSHCLEDARLTRKSKISCYMKKYHDDVAVKLKFDPKEKSYEVSRLIGPPIFEVSKLKVYTLTHSDITSKITLAISQTINNDQVSSGQRMVD; encoded by the exons ATGATGGCTTCCAGGAGAGAAGCTGAGAATACAAGGTTCATCCATGGTCTTGGTGTTAAGAGGATGAGAATCTGCTGGAACAGCATTATCAGTGAAGAGAAAGAAGGGGATATTTTGCAAAGATTTTCAAGTACAAGTGAACAGCCTTATACAAACTGGCTCACACTTGGTATTGGGCCATGGAGACAAGATGGCTCAGGCTCAAGCAAGGGTAAAGCAACGGCTGCAGAGAAGAAAAGTGATTCTGGATCAACTGGACTTTATACCAATTGGCTTACCCTTAAAACTGGCTCATGCACAGAGGATGGATCAAGCAAGTGTATACATGCCATGGAGAAAGTTGAGAGTTCAACACTTAGAATCAGCTCATGTAGAGAGGATGGCTCAAACAAAAAGTTAGAAGGCAGGGAAGAATCAATTTTCAAAGGTTATGTTCCAGAGGACATCTTGAACATAATATTTTGCCAGCTCCCTCTTCATACTCTGTTCCAAGTTCAAATTGTTAGTACTTCATGGCAAAGTCTTATTTCTAGCTCTGCTTACTTTCACAATCTGTGGGAGCAGAACAATATGCAAATGTGGCTAATCATGgatctttatgatgaaacaagtgggTCTTCTAATGGGGTTGCTCTCTATGATGTCAATAGAACGCTAAGGTACAAGAaggtttttaatgatgatgagTGGAGATGCAGTAACTCAGAATGGTTTCTCAGAGCTGGAGACGGGGGCCTGTTGATTTACAGCTGCAAGAGAAAAGGAACCCTTAGAGTGATCAATCCATTGACTATGCAGTCTCATTGTCTTGAAGATGCAAGACTGACCAGAAAAAGCAAGATTTCATGTTACATGAAAAAATATCATGATGATGTGGCTGTGAAGCTCAAGTTTGATCCAAAAGAAAAGAGTTATGAG GTGTCCAGATTAATTGGGCCTCCAATATTTGAAGTTTCGAAGCTCAAGGTATACACACTAACACACAGTGATATCACATCCAAGATAACACTCGCCATTTCCCAAACCATCAATAATGATCAG GTCTCTAGCGGGCAAAGAATGGTTGATTAA
- the LOC131042804 gene encoding uncharacterized protein LOC131042804 isoform X1, producing the protein MMASRREAENTRFIHGLGVKRMRICWNSIISEEKEGDILQRFSSTSEQPYTNWLTLGIGPWRQDGSGSSKGKATAAEKKSDSGSTGLYTNWLTLKTGSCTEDGSSKCIHAMEKVESSTLRISSCREDGSNKKLEGREESIFKGYVPEDILNIIFCQLPLHTLFQVQIVSTSWQSLISSSAYFHNLWEQNNMQMWLIMDLYDETSGSSNGVALYDVNRTLRYKKVFNDDEWRCSNSEWFLRAGDGGLLIYSCKRKGTLRVINPLTMQSHCLEDARLTRKSKISCYMKKYHDDVAVKLKFDPKEKSYEVSRLIGPPIFEVSKLKVYTLTHSDITSKITLAISQTINNDQRFLHSMRGVQAAPIVASCLQIIVGFSGLWAIVARFLSPLSAVPLVTLVGLGLY; encoded by the exons ATGATGGCTTCCAGGAGAGAAGCTGAGAATACAAGGTTCATCCATGGTCTTGGTGTTAAGAGGATGAGAATCTGCTGGAACAGCATTATCAGTGAAGAGAAAGAAGGGGATATTTTGCAAAGATTTTCAAGTACAAGTGAACAGCCTTATACAAACTGGCTCACACTTGGTATTGGGCCATGGAGACAAGATGGCTCAGGCTCAAGCAAGGGTAAAGCAACGGCTGCAGAGAAGAAAAGTGATTCTGGATCAACTGGACTTTATACCAATTGGCTTACCCTTAAAACTGGCTCATGCACAGAGGATGGATCAAGCAAGTGTATACATGCCATGGAGAAAGTTGAGAGTTCAACACTTAGAATCAGCTCATGTAGAGAGGATGGCTCAAACAAAAAGTTAGAAGGCAGGGAAGAATCAATTTTCAAAGGTTATGTTCCAGAGGACATCTTGAACATAATATTTTGCCAGCTCCCTCTTCATACTCTGTTCCAAGTTCAAATTGTTAGTACTTCATGGCAAAGTCTTATTTCTAGCTCTGCTTACTTTCACAATCTGTGGGAGCAGAACAATATGCAAATGTGGCTAATCATGgatctttatgatgaaacaagtgggTCTTCTAATGGGGTTGCTCTCTATGATGTCAATAGAACGCTAAGGTACAAGAaggtttttaatgatgatgagTGGAGATGCAGTAACTCAGAATGGTTTCTCAGAGCTGGAGACGGGGGCCTGTTGATTTACAGCTGCAAGAGAAAAGGAACCCTTAGAGTGATCAATCCATTGACTATGCAGTCTCATTGTCTTGAAGATGCAAGACTGACCAGAAAAAGCAAGATTTCATGTTACATGAAAAAATATCATGATGATGTGGCTGTGAAGCTCAAGTTTGATCCAAAAGAAAAGAGTTATGAG GTGTCCAGATTAATTGGGCCTCCAATATTTGAAGTTTCGAAGCTCAAGGTATACACACTAACACACAGTGATATCACATCCAAGATAACACTCGCCATTTCCCAAACCATCAATAATGATCAG AGATTTTTGCATTCGATGCGAGGAGTGCAGGCAGCTCCCATTGTTGCGTCCTGTTTGCAAATTATTGTTGGATTCAGTGGTCTCTGGGCTATTGTTGCTAG GTTTTTAAGTCCACTTTCTGCCGTTCCTCTAGTAACTCTTGTGGGGCTTGGGCTCTATTAA